The Ornithinimicrobium faecis region CACCCGGGCCCTGACGATGACCAACGAGTACGAGCTCGCCGACAGCGAGCGCGCCCCGCTGATCTATGAGAAGCACCAGCTGCTGGCTCCGCTGAAGGAGGGGCAGCTGCCCCCGCCGTTCCCGATGGCAGAGGGCGCCTCCGAGCGCGACTACTATCGCGGGGCCGTGACCGCACCGACGCTGGCCCAGCGTGACTATGCCTTCGCGCGTGACAAGGCGTCCCAGCGTGCTGCCCAGGCTGAGCAGGCCGCGTCCGTCGCACCGGGTGACGAGCACGGCAACGACCACGAGGAGGTGACCCGGTGAGCGGAGGTGAGGCCCTGCTCTTCTGGGTGCTCGGCCCCGCCTGCGTCCTGGGGGCTCTCGGGCTCCTGTTCGTGCGCAAGGCCGTGCATGCCGCGATGGCCATGGCGATGGTCATGGTCGGTCTCGGCATCTTCTACATCGCCCAATACGCCGAGTTCGTCGGGATCATTCAGATCTTCGTCTACTCCGGTGCCGTCATGATGCTGTTCCTGTTCGTGGTCATGACCGTCGGTGTTGGCTCGACCACGTCCAGCATCGAAACCATCGGCGGTCAGCGCATCTGGGGATGGATCCTGGCACTGCTGTTCATGGGCCTGGCCATGTTCGGGCTCGGCAAGGTCACCTTCCCTGAGCCCGTGGGGCTGGAAGCAGCCCAGAGCGAGGGCACCGTCACCGCCCTGGCGCGGGAGATCTTCAGCCACCAGGTCTTCAGCTTCGAGGTCCTCGGCTCACTGTTGGTGATCGCCGTGATGGGCGCCATGGTGCTCGCGCACCGCGAGCGGCTCACCCCGAAGCGCACGCAGCGCGAGCTCGCGGCCAACCGCATCCGCTCCAACACCTTCGTGGCGGGCAAGCCGGCGCCCGGTGTCTACGCCCGGCACAACGCGTCGGACACTCCGGCCCTGCTGCCGGACGGGACACCGGCCGAGCACTCTGTCCCGCGTGTGCTCGTCGCGCGTGGTCAGGCTCAGCCCGTGCCCTACCAGGGTGTTGACCCCTCCGGAGACCCGACCGAGACCGAGGCGGCGGACCGTCCGGTGCCGCCCACAACTGAGCGGGGGGAGCAGGCATGAACCTGTCCGCCTACATCTACCTGGCGACGCTGCTCTTCACGATCGGTGCTCTGGTCGTCCTGCTGCGCCGCAACACCATCATCGTGTTCATGGGTGTCGAGCTCATGCTCAACGCCTGCAACCTGGCGCTCATCACCTTCGCGCGCATGCACGGCACCGTTGACGGGCAGGTCTATGCCCTGTTCGTCATGGTCGTCGCTGCCGCAGAGGTGGTCGTCGGACTGGCCATCATCATGTCCATCTATCGGGCGCGTCGCTCGGCTTCGGTCGACGACGCCAACCTGCTGAAGCTGTAAGGAGCGAGCTGCGTGTCTGTTCTCGAGACATCGGTCGGCGTCGCACTCGCTGACCCCAGTGCGGTCCGGGCCGTGGAGGCCACCGGGACCTCGGCGCTGGCCTGGCTGCTGATCGCCCTGCCACTGCTGGGCGCCGCCCTGCTGCTGGTCGGTGGTCGGGCCACTGACACCTTCGGGCCACTGTTGGCCACCGTGCTGTCGTGGGGCAGCTTCGTCGTCGGCGCCCTCGTCGTTCTGCAGCTGTCCGGCCTGGGGGCCGACGAGCGCAGCATGTCGATCCCACTGTGGGACTGGGTGAGCGCCGGTGACCTGACGCTGCACGCTGGGTTGCTGGTCGACCCGCTGTCGATGGCGTTCGTGCTGCTGATCACCTTCGTCGGCTCACTGATCCACGTCTACTCCCTGGGCTACATGGCGGACGACCCGGACAAGCGCCGGTTCTTCGCCTACCTGAACCTCTTCGTCGCGGCGATGCTCATCCTGGTGCTGGCCGACTCCTACCTGCTGCTGTTCGTCGGCTGGGAGGGTGTGGGTCTGGCCTCCTACCTGCTCATCGGGTTCTGGAACCACAACCCGGCCTATGCCAGCGCGGCCAACAAGGCCTTTGTGGTGAACCGCATCGGAGACTTCGCCCTGCTCATCGCGATGGCCTGGATGCTGGCCACCTTTGGCGGGCTCGACTTCGCGACGGTCCACGGCGATGCCGCCTCGGCGACGCCCGCGGTGCTGACCGGCATCGGACTGCTGCTCCTGGCCGGGGCCTGTGGCAAGTCCGCCCAGTTCCCACTGCAGAGCTGGCTGGGCGACGCGATGGCCGGCCCGACACCGGTGTCGGCACTGATCCACGCCGCGACCATGGTCACCGCCGGTGTCTACCTCATCGTGCGCAGCCAGGCCATCTTCGATCTGACACCCGATGCCCGGCTGGCGGTCGCCATCGTCGGTGGCATCACCCTGCTGTTCGGTGCGATCGTCGGTTGCGCCAAGGACGACATCAAGAAGGCGCTGGCAGCCTCCACGATGAGCCAGATCGGCTACATGATGCTCGCGGCCGGCCTGGGCCCGATTGGCTACGCCTTCGCGATCTTCCACCTGATCACGCACGGCTTCTTCAAGGCCGGCATGTTCCTCGGTGCCGGCTCGGTCATGCACGGCATGGCCAACCGCGTCGACATGCGTCGCTTCGGCGGGCTCTCTCGCGTCATGAAGGTCACCTGGTTGACCTTCATGGCTGGCTGGCTGGCCATCCTGGGCGTGCCACCGTTTGCTGGGTTCTGGTCCAAGGACAAGATCATTGAGTCGGCCTTCGTCGACCAGGGCGCTGGCGCCTGGCAGCCGTGGGTCTTCGGTGGCGTGGCCCTGATCGGCGCCGGCATCACCGCCTTCTATATGTCGCGTCTGTTCTTCATGACCTTCCACGGCAAGACACGCTGGGAGGACGACATCGACCCCCACGAGTCACCGCTGTCCATGACGGTGCCGATGATGATCCTGGCGGTTGGCTCGGTCGCGCTGGGCTTCCTGCTCAGCTGGAACGACACCTTCACCAACTGGCTCGAGCCGGTCACTGGGCATGTGGAGCACCACGAGCCGGTGATCTCGGTGCCGGTGATCATGACGCTCACGCTGGTCCTCGTCGCGCTCGGCGCCGGCCTGGCCTGGCTCCGCTTCGGCCGCGACGAGGTGCCGGTGGTGGCTCCGGAGGCGTCCTTCGCGACCCGCGCGGCGCGCAAGGACCTGCTGCAGGACGAGTTCAACGAGACCTTCCTGCGCCGTCCTGGGGCGGCCCTCGTGGTCGGTCTTGAGGCCGCAGACAAGGACGTCGTCGACGGCGCCATGGTCGGCGGCACCAGCCGCGGCGTGGCCGGTCTGGCGAACGTCGTGCGACAGGCCCAGAACGGCTTTGTCCGCTCCTATGCCCTGACGATGCTCGCTGGCATCGTCGCCATCCTCGGTGCTGTGTGGGTGATTCAGTGATGTCAGACATGCCCTGGTTGACGATCCTGCTGGCGGTGCCTGCGCTGGGTGCTCTCGCCCTGGTCCTGATGCCCCGTGGCTTCGCCCGGTCCCGGGAGTTTGCCCTCGGGGTGTCCCTGGTCACCCTCGCGATCGCGCTGTTCGTCGGCCTCGAGTTCATCGTCGGCAACGGCCACGTCCAGCTGCAGGAGACCTACTCCTGGATCCCGCAGTTTGGCGTGAGCTTCGCCCTGGGCGTCGACGGCATCGCGCTGTCGATGATCCTGCTGAGCGTGATCCTGGTGCCGATCTGCCTGATCGCCGCCTGGGACGACGTCCCGTCCGACGGCACGCGGCGCCAGCAGGGCTACGTCGCGTGGATCCTGCTGCTCGAGGCCATGATGATCGGTGTCTTCGCGGCGACCGACGTCTTCCTCTTCTATGTCTTCTTCGAGGCCATGCTGGTCCCGGTCTACTTCCTGATCGGGCAGTACGGCGGACCGGAGCGGGCGGCCGCAGCGACCAAGTTCCTGCTCTACTCCCTGCTCGGCGGACTGATCATGCTGGTGGCCGTCATCGGTCTCTACGTGGCCGGCCCCGGCGGCAGCGAGGGCTTCCTGCTGGAGAACCTGACCGGCCTGGAGATCGGTGGGGTGACCGAGAAGCTGCTCTTCCTCGGCTTCTTCATCGCCTTCGCGATCAAGGCCCCAATGTTCCCGGTGCACACCTGGCTGCCCCAGGCAGCGACCGAGGCCCGGCCGTCCACGGCGGTCCTGCTGGTTGGGGTGCTCGACAAGGTTGGCACGTTCGGGATGCTGCGCTACTGCCTGCAACTGTTCCCCGAGGCCAGCAAGTGGGCGACCCCGTTGGTGCTGGTCCTCGCGGTGATCTCGATCATCTACGGCGCGCTGCTGGCCATCGGCCAGAAGGACATGATGCGCCTGATCGCGTTCACCTCGATCAGCCACTTCGGGTTCATCGTCCTGGGCATCTTCGCCATGACCACCATCAGCCAGACCGGGTCGACCCTCTACATGGTCAACCACGGCTTCACCACCGCGGCGCTGTTCCTCATCGCGGGCATGCTCATCGCCCGCCGCGGATCGCGCAACATCGCCGACTACGGCGGGTGGCAGCGGGTGACCCCGGTCATCGCCGGCACCCTGCTGGTGGCTGGCCTGTCCGGCCTCGCCCTGCCGGGCCTGAACGCCTTCGTCTCGGAGTTCATGGTCATCGTGGGCACCTTCCAGCGCTATCCGGCAGCCGCAGTGCTCGGCGCCACCGGCGTGATCCTGGCGGCGCTCTACATCCTGCTCTGGTATCAGAAGATCGCCACCGGCCCCAAGCCCGAGAACCTGTCGACCACCCGCGACATGACGGTCCGTGAGAAGTTCGTCGTCGTGCCGCTCATCGGTGCCCTCCTCGTCCTCGGCTTCTATCCCAAGCCCGTCATCGACATGTTGGAGCCCGCGGTGACCATCACCCTGCAGCACGTCGGAGTCACCGACCCGGCGCCCGCCACCTCCGCCGATGGGAGTGAGGGCTGATGTTCGTCGCACCTGAGATCGACTATCTGGCGCTCCTGCCGCTCATCGTCGTCTTCGCTGGCGGTCTGATCGGCTGTCTGCTGGAGGGCTTCCTGAAGCGACAGCAGCGGGTCAGCGCCCAACTCTGGCTGACCATCGGCACGCTGGTGGTCGCGCTGGTCACCCTGATCTGGGTGGCCCGGGACAACCAGGGCATCACCGCGGCCGGGGCGGTCACCGTCGACGGCCCGACCCTGATGATCCAGGGACTCCTGCTGGTGCTGTCCATCCTGGGTGTGCTCGTGATGAGCGAGCGCCTGGGCGGCACGACACCGGATGCGTTCACCCAGTCCGGCGTCTCCGTCCCCGGGTCGGCCGAGGAGGCCGACGCGGTGCGTCTGGGCGGCACCACCACCGAGATCTACCCGCTGACACTGCTGGCCATCGGCGGCATGATGCTCTTCCCGGCGGCCAACGACCTGATCCTGATGTTCATCGCGCTCGAGATCCTCTCCCTGCCGCTGTACATCCTCTCCGGCCTGGCCCGGCGTCGTCGCCTGCTCTCGCAGGAGGCCGCGCTGAAGTACTTCCTGCTCGGTGCCTTCTCCTCCGCGTTCTTCCTGTTCGGTGCGGTCCTGCTCTACGGCTACTCCGGCTCGATGCGCCTGGACGTGATCGCCGAGGCCATCGGCACGCAGACCGGCATGGACGGCCTGCTGATCCCCGGGATCCTGCTGCTGGCCACCGGTCTGCTCTTCAAGGTCGGCGCGGTGCCCTTCCACTCCTGGACCCCCGACGTCTATCAGGGCGCACCAACCCCGGTGACCGGCTTCATGGCCGCGTGCACCAAGGTCGCTGCCTTCGGGGCGATGCTCCGACTGTTCTACGTCGGTGTGGAGGCAGCCCGCCTCGACTGGCAGCCCATCCTGGCCGTCGTCGCGGCGATCACCATGGTGGTCGGAGCGGTGGTGTCCATCGTGCAGACGGATATCAAGCGGATCCTGGCCTATTCCTCGATCGCCCACGCCGGCTTCATCCTCACCGGGCTGCTGGCCATGGAGCAGGTCGGCGCCTCGAGCACGATGTTCTACCTGGCGGCCTACGGCTTCATGACGGTGCCGGCCTTCGCGCTGGTGGCGCTGGTGCGCTCGGCCGGCAGCGAGGCCACCCACGTCAACCAGTGGTCCGGGTTGGGCAAGCGCTCACCGTGGATGGCCGCAGCCTTCTCGTTCCTGCTGCTGGCCTTCGCAGGGATCCCGCTGACCTCCGGGTTCACCGGCAAGTTTGCGGTCTTCGCAGCAGCGATCGCCAACGACTACGCCTGGCTCGCGGTGATCGGTGTCCTCGCCAGTGCCGTGACGGCCTACATCTACTTCAAGGTGATCGTCACGCTCTACTTCGGCGAGACCCGCACGGACACGGTGGTCGTCACCCCGTCCGCGCTGACGACCTTCGCCGTCGTCTGCGGCGTTCTGGTGACCCTCGGCCTGGGCGTGGCTCCCGCGCCGGTCCTCGACCTGGCAGCCAACGCCGCGCAGTTCCTGCGGTGACCGGGCAGGACGTGTCCCCCCAGCTCGTCCCCGGTGTTGACTCGGACCTCAACGACCGGCTGCTGGCCGGTCTCGGTGCCGTCCAGCAGCGGTTGACGGAGGTCGTCGACCACGAGGACGAGTTCATCGCCGGGGCCGCGCGCTATCTCAGCGACGCTGGGGGCAAACGCTTCCGTCCGATGCTGACCCTGCTTGCTGCGGAGGTCGGTCCGCTCTCCTCCGAGGAGGTCGCGCAGACGCAGGTCGTCGACGCGGCCGTGGGGGTGGAGCTGACGCACCTGGCCTCGCTCTATCACGATGACGTCATGGATGAGGCCGAGCTGCGCCGAGGCGTCCCCAGCGCCAATGTGGTGTTCGACAACTCGACCTCGATCCTGGTGGGGGACCTGCTCTTTGGCACCGCCTCCAAGATCATCTCCGGGCTCGGGGCCGAGGCCGTGGGCATCCAGGCGGACACCTTCGTCCGGCTCTGCGCCGGGCAGATCCGCGACGACCGGCCCGTGCCGGCCGGTGCCGAGCCGGTTGAGCACTATCTCGGGGTCCTCGCCGACAAGACCGGCTCCCTCATCGCCACGGCTGCCCGCTATGGCGCCATGTTCTCTGGGTGCGACGCACCGACGGTCGCGCTGCTCACCGAGTACGGCGAGAAGGTTGGCATGGTCTTCCAACTCGCTGACGACCTGCTGGACATCGCCTCCGACTCGGCGGACTCAGGCAAGACCCCGGGCACCGACCTGCGCGAGGGCAAGGCCACCCTGCCGGTGCTCATCGCCCGCGCCTCCAGCGACCCAGCCGACGACCGGCTCAAGGAGCTGGTGGCTGGACCGATCCAGGACGAGGCCGAGCTGGCCGAGGCCCTGACGCTGCTGCGTGCCCACCCCGCGATGGACACCGCCCGGGCCCACACCCTGCGCGTGGCCGACGAGGCACGGGCGACGCTCGAGCCGCTCGGGGAGGGGCCTGCAGTCCAGGCGCTGCGCCTGCTCGTCGACGGCGTCGCCCTGCGCTCCTCCTGAGCCCAGGCTCACGCCATGACCGTCCGCGTGGAGGACAGCGCCGCGCGCTGGCCGCAGGCCGGGACCGCCATCGTCGAGTGGACGCCACGAGCCCGGCTCACGGTTGAGCGTGCCTGGCTGTCACCAGAGGAGTTGACCCGCGGGCAGCGCCTCGTGCCACCGCTGGGGGAGCAGTGGCTGGCGGCCCGCTGCTGGGTCCGGGCCAGACTCGCCCTTCGGCTGGGGTGTGACCCCGCCGACGTCCCGCTGCTGGCCGACGAGCGAGGGCGGCTCTTCCTCGACGGGTGCGTTGGCCCCGGGGACTTCAACGTCTCCCACACCCAGCACGTGCTGGCGCTGGCCGTCTCCGGCAGCCGCGTGGGGGTCGACGTCGAGGAAGCACCACCGGCCGGTGAGGATCTGGTCGCTCTGGCGCAGGTCGTCGGGACCGTCGAGGAGGTGGACCAGCTCCGCCACCTGCCAGAAACCGAGAGATCGGCGGCCTTCCAGCGCTGGTGGGTGCGCAAGGAGGCGGTCCTGAAGGCCGACGGCGCCGGGTTCCTGAGCGATCCCCGGCTGGTGCATGTCGGGGTCACCCAGGTCGAGGCACCGGAGCCATGGACCGTGCTGGACCACGGGCCTCTCCGGCACCCCGACGCTGAGGTGACCAGTCCGCATACGCTGCTGGCAACCGCCCACGACACCCCCTCAGGTGCCGTGTCGACGCGTGTCCTTCAGGTGTCGACTTCGACAACCCTGCGTTAGCATCTGGGACTGGCGAGATATGCCGCGGCCACAGGGGGTGGCCGGTCACGATCGTGGGGAGTTTTCATGTCAACGATGACGGATCAGGCACGCGAGGTGTCGACGACAGCCGGGACGCTCGACGAACTGGTCAGGGCGAGCGTGGAGCGGGCACCGGACGCACCGGCCGTGCGCCATCAGGGGACCGCGGTGTCCTACGCGCAACTCTGGAGCGAGGTCGAGCGATGGTCGACCGCCCTCGAGAGCGCAGACGTCTCGCCGGGTGACCTGGTCGGCGTGTGCCTCGAGCGGACACCGACCCTGATCGCGGCCCTCGTCGCGATCCACCGGGCGGGCGCGGCGTATGTGCCGCTGGACCCCGCCTATCCAGCCGATCGCATCGCGTTCATCGTGCAGGACTGTGGCGCCACCCTGGTGCTCGCTCAGGCGGCCACCCAGGGCGTGCTCGGCGACCGAGCCCGCGTGCTTGCAGAGGACCTGACCACCGAGCCAGGGGCTGGTGACGGGTGGACCCGGTCTCGCTCGTCGGTGTCCGACACCGCCTACGTCATCTACACCTCGGGCTCCACGGGTCGCCCCAAGGGTGTCGTGATCGAGCACCGTCAGGCCCTCGCGCTGGTGCGGTGGGGGCTGGACACCTATTCCGCGGACGAGTTGTCGGGCGTGCTGTGCAGCACGTCGATCTGCTTTGACCTGTCGGTCTTCGAGATCTTTGTGACGCTGGCTGCTGGGGGCACCCTGGTGTTGGCTGAGAACGCGATGGAGCTGGCGACGCTGCCCGACCGCGACCACGTGCGGCTGGTCAACACGGTGCCGTCGGCGATGACCGTCCTCACCGCTCACGGCGACCTGCCGCCATCAGTCCGGACGGTGAACCTGGCCGGCGAGCCGCTCACCCGGGCCCTCAGCGATGCTGTCTACGGCAACCCACAGGTGGAGCGGCTGCTCAACCTCTACGGACCGAGCGAGGACACGACCTACAGCACGGCCAGCATCGTCCCGCGTGACTCAGCCGCGGAGCCGACGATCGGCACGCCGCTGCCGGGCACCCGTGCCCACCTGCTTGACGAGCGGGGGCGGCCGGTTGCGGACGGTGCGGTGGGCGAGCTCCACCTGGCCGGTGCTGGCGTTGCCCGGGGCTATCTGGGACAGCCGGCCCTGACGGCGGAGCGTTTCCTGGCCGACCCCGATGCGCCGGGGGAGCGCATGTATCGCACGGGCGACCTGTGCCTGCGTGGTCCCGACGGCCAACTGCACTATCGCGGCCGCACCGATCACCAGGTCAAGATCCGCGGGTTCCGGGTCGAGCTCGGCGAGATCGAGGCCACCCTGGTGCAGCACTCCGCCGTGAGCTCGGCGGTGGTGGTGGTCCAGTCCGGTGCAGTGTCGGGTCCGGCTCTGGTCGCCTTTGTCCAGGGACCGTATGCCGAGGGGTTGCCTGCCGAGCTGACCGCCCTGGTCCGCGAGCGGCTGCCGCACTACATGGTGCCGTCCGCCGTCGTGCGGCTGGAGCGGTTGCCCCTGACCCCGAACGGCAAGATCGACCGTGCGGCACTGCCTCCGGTTGACCTCGGCGACCGGTCGGCTCCGGCGGTCGGCTCGACCGCCGAGAGCGACGACGAGCGCCTCGTCGCGCACGCGTGGAGTCAGGCCCTCGGTCTGAGCCAGGATGCACCGGTCGACGTCGCGTTCGCGGACCTGGGTGGCAACTCGTTGCTCAGCGCCTCGGTGCTGCACCGGTTGGCCGAGCGCACGGGCCGCCGGATTCCGCTGAGCGACTTCCCGGTCGGTGCCACCGCGGCTGACCTGGCACGGGTCCTGGCGTCGACGCCGTCTGCGGCCGAGGCGCCCCTGCGATGGGGCGCGGAGGGAACTGGCCGGGTCTATCCTCCGGCGCCCATCCAGGTTGAGTTCTTCGTCCTCGACGAGCTGTCACAAGGGCAGTCCGCAGTCAGCGTGATGCCGCTGCGCGTGACCGTGGACCAGCCCCTGGACCTCGATCTGCTCCAGCGCGCCCTGGACCTGCTCCCGCTCCGACACGAGGTGCTGCGCACGTCTCTGCGCTCCGACCGCGAAGGGGTCGTGGCCACCATCGCCGACCCTTATCAGGTGCCGCTGACCGTCGTCAGCACGGTCCCTGAGCTCGAGGCCCAGGCCCTGCTGCCCCTCGACCTGCACCGTGGGCGGTTGCTGGCGGCAGCGGTGCTCGAACCATCCGGTGCGGACGGGACAGACCTGTTGCTGCGAGTGCACCACGCGGCCTGTGACGGGTGGTCGATCCGACTCCTCCTGGCCGACACCGCCGAGGTCTATGCCGCTCTCGCGGCCGGCCGTGAGCCGGAGGCTCCCCGGGCCCGATCTTTTGCCGACGGCGCCCAGTGGTTGCAGGAGGCGCGGGAGCATGATGCCGACCGGTTGCGGGACTACTGGGTCAACCGGGCGGAAGGACTGGACCCGTCCGTCACCCTGCCACCCACCGCGCCGTCTCGCCCACGCACCGGAGTCCGTCCGGGAGACGTGCTGCGACACGAGCTGGACCCTGCGCTGTTGGAGCGGGTGAGTGCCTTTGCCGCTGCGCACCACGTCACCGTCTATGCCGTGCTCACCGCGATCACCGCCATCCGATTGCACCGGGAGTCCGGGGTCCCCGATGTCTCGTTCCGGGTGCCGGTCAGCAATCGTCGCCACCCAGATCTGGAGGAGGTCATCGGCCCCTTTCTGGAGACGGCCGCGGCGCGCATCGACGTCAGCGGGGACCCGACGTTCATCGAGTTGGCCCGGCGGGTTACCGACAGTGCTGTGGTGGACCTCGAGCACTCCTGGGCACCCTCAGCGGACATCCTGGGTCCCATCGGAGTGAACCGCGACGAGCACGGACAGCCCCTCGGCCAGCTGCTCGTCGCGGTTCAGAACTATGGCCGCCCCCAGCACGAGGTCGACGGCACCACCTGGAGCTATCACAGCGAACCGACCAACGGCGGGGCCAAGACGGACATCGGCTTCTTCTGGGAGCTCGGCATCCCCTCCGGTCCGGTGCTCAACATCGAGTTCGACACCGACCTGCACACGGCAGAGGGCATCGGTCGCTATAGCGAGCAGTTGCTGCGCTTGTTGGAGGGTGCGCTCGAGGCACCCGAGCAGCCGATCAGTGCCCTGGCCTGGGCAGGCCCGAACGACGTGGCCGCCGTGCGTGAGCACAACCTGGCCGAGCCGCTCGTGGCTGCACAGACGGCCCCCGAGCTGGTGTCGGCGGCGTGTGCCCAGACACCTGCAGCCACGGCTATCTTGTGCCCGCGACGCGGAGCCGTCAGCTATGCCGAGCTGGACCGCCGTGCCCGGGAGCTGGCAACCCGGATCAGCAGACTCACGGGCGGGGCTGGGACGGAACCCGTCGCCGTGGCCGCCAGACGCGGGGCCGACGGGATCACGGCGATGCTGGCGGCCTGGTTCTCGGGCCGTCCCTACCTGCCGCTCGACACCCGGCATCCGGTGCCCCGCCTGCGCGACATCCTGGAGGACAGCGGTGCCGCCGTCCTGGTCGCCGACGCGTCCGCACCAGACGGTCTCGCCGACCTGGCCCCCGTCATCTCACTCACCGAGCAGCCCGAGGGTGCCGACGAGTCCCCGGCGGGGACGGCCGAACGCGGGTCGGTGGTCCTTCCCACCGCATCCGACCCGGCCTATCTCATCTACACCTCCGGCTCGACCGGCAAGCCCAAGGGGGTGCGGATCAGCCACGGCGCCCTGGCCAGTTTCCTGCAGGCCATGGGCGAGGTCGTGCCGCTGACGGCACAGGACACGATCACGCACGTCACCACCCCGTCCTTCGACATTGCAGGACTGGAGGTGTGGCTCCCACTGGTCTGTGGTGCTCAGGTCGCGGTGATCGATGAGGACACCGCGCGTGACGGGTTTGCCCTTGCTGCGGCCATCTCGCAGGCGGGGGCCACCGTCGTGCAGATGACACCGTCCGGCTGGGGTCTGCTGCTCGATGCTGCCTGGCCTAAGGGCCCACCCGTGCGTGCCCTGATCGGGGCGGAAGCGGTCCCACCACTGGTGGCGGCGCAACTGGTGGAGCGGTGCGCCGAGACATGGAACGTCTATGGCCCCACCGAGGCGACGATCTGGTCCTGCGTGCACCAGATCCGCCCGGAGGACACCCGGGGCAGCACCGTGCCCGTCGGCCGCCCACTGGGCAACACGCGGGTGTGGGTGTTGGACCCGGTGGGGCACCCGACCGCAGTGGGTTCGGTCGGCGCGATCCACCTGTCCGGGAGCTCCCTGGCTGACGGTTATCACGGGCGGGACGATCTGACAGCG contains the following coding sequences:
- the nuoN gene encoding NADH-quinone oxidoreductase subunit NuoN, with translation MFVAPEIDYLALLPLIVVFAGGLIGCLLEGFLKRQQRVSAQLWLTIGTLVVALVTLIWVARDNQGITAAGAVTVDGPTLMIQGLLLVLSILGVLVMSERLGGTTPDAFTQSGVSVPGSAEEADAVRLGGTTTEIYPLTLLAIGGMMLFPAANDLILMFIALEILSLPLYILSGLARRRRLLSQEAALKYFLLGAFSSAFFLFGAVLLYGYSGSMRLDVIAEAIGTQTGMDGLLIPGILLLATGLLFKVGAVPFHSWTPDVYQGAPTPVTGFMAACTKVAAFGAMLRLFYVGVEAARLDWQPILAVVAAITMVVGAVVSIVQTDIKRILAYSSIAHAGFILTGLLAMEQVGASSTMFYLAAYGFMTVPAFALVALVRSAGSEATHVNQWSGLGKRSPWMAAAFSFLLLAFAGIPLTSGFTGKFAVFAAAIANDYAWLAVIGVLASAVTAYIYFKVIVTLYFGETRTDTVVVTPSALTTFAVVCGVLVTLGLGVAPAPVLDLAANAAQFLR
- the nuoK gene encoding NADH-quinone oxidoreductase subunit NuoK, whose protein sequence is MNLSAYIYLATLLFTIGALVVLLRRNTIIVFMGVELMLNACNLALITFARMHGTVDGQVYALFVMVVAAAEVVVGLAIIMSIYRARRSASVDDANLLKL
- a CDS encoding polyprenyl synthetase family protein; its protein translation is MTGQDVSPQLVPGVDSDLNDRLLAGLGAVQQRLTEVVDHEDEFIAGAARYLSDAGGKRFRPMLTLLAAEVGPLSSEEVAQTQVVDAAVGVELTHLASLYHDDVMDEAELRRGVPSANVVFDNSTSILVGDLLFGTASKIISGLGAEAVGIQADTFVRLCAGQIRDDRPVPAGAEPVEHYLGVLADKTGSLIATAARYGAMFSGCDAPTVALLTEYGEKVGMVFQLADDLLDIASDSADSGKTPGTDLREGKATLPVLIARASSDPADDRLKELVAGPIQDEAELAEALTLLRAHPAMDTARAHTLRVADEARATLEPLGEGPAVQALRLLVDGVALRSS
- a CDS encoding 4'-phosphopantetheinyl transferase family protein, whose amino-acid sequence is MTVRVEDSAARWPQAGTAIVEWTPRARLTVERAWLSPEELTRGQRLVPPLGEQWLAARCWVRARLALRLGCDPADVPLLADERGRLFLDGCVGPGDFNVSHTQHVLALAVSGSRVGVDVEEAPPAGEDLVALAQVVGTVEEVDQLRHLPETERSAAFQRWWVRKEAVLKADGAGFLSDPRLVHVGVTQVEAPEPWTVLDHGPLRHPDAEVTSPHTLLATAHDTPSGAVSTRVLQVSTSTTLR
- a CDS encoding NADH-quinone oxidoreductase subunit J codes for the protein MSGGEALLFWVLGPACVLGALGLLFVRKAVHAAMAMAMVMVGLGIFYIAQYAEFVGIIQIFVYSGAVMMLFLFVVMTVGVGSTTSSIETIGGQRIWGWILALLFMGLAMFGLGKVTFPEPVGLEAAQSEGTVTALAREIFSHQVFSFEVLGSLLVIAVMGAMVLAHRERLTPKRTQRELAANRIRSNTFVAGKPAPGVYARHNASDTPALLPDGTPAEHSVPRVLVARGQAQPVPYQGVDPSGDPTETEAADRPVPPTTERGEQA
- the nuoL gene encoding NADH-quinone oxidoreductase subunit L, whose amino-acid sequence is MSVLETSVGVALADPSAVRAVEATGTSALAWLLIALPLLGAALLLVGGRATDTFGPLLATVLSWGSFVVGALVVLQLSGLGADERSMSIPLWDWVSAGDLTLHAGLLVDPLSMAFVLLITFVGSLIHVYSLGYMADDPDKRRFFAYLNLFVAAMLILVLADSYLLLFVGWEGVGLASYLLIGFWNHNPAYASAANKAFVVNRIGDFALLIAMAWMLATFGGLDFATVHGDAASATPAVLTGIGLLLLAGACGKSAQFPLQSWLGDAMAGPTPVSALIHAATMVTAGVYLIVRSQAIFDLTPDARLAVAIVGGITLLFGAIVGCAKDDIKKALAASTMSQIGYMMLAAGLGPIGYAFAIFHLITHGFFKAGMFLGAGSVMHGMANRVDMRRFGGLSRVMKVTWLTFMAGWLAILGVPPFAGFWSKDKIIESAFVDQGAGAWQPWVFGGVALIGAGITAFYMSRLFFMTFHGKTRWEDDIDPHESPLSMTVPMMILAVGSVALGFLLSWNDTFTNWLEPVTGHVEHHEPVISVPVIMTLTLVLVALGAGLAWLRFGRDEVPVVAPEASFATRAARKDLLQDEFNETFLRRPGAALVVGLEAADKDVVDGAMVGGTSRGVAGLANVVRQAQNGFVRSYALTMLAGIVAILGAVWVIQ
- a CDS encoding NADH-quinone oxidoreductase subunit M gives rise to the protein MSDMPWLTILLAVPALGALALVLMPRGFARSREFALGVSLVTLAIALFVGLEFIVGNGHVQLQETYSWIPQFGVSFALGVDGIALSMILLSVILVPICLIAAWDDVPSDGTRRQQGYVAWILLLEAMMIGVFAATDVFLFYVFFEAMLVPVYFLIGQYGGPERAAAATKFLLYSLLGGLIMLVAVIGLYVAGPGGSEGFLLENLTGLEIGGVTEKLLFLGFFIAFAIKAPMFPVHTWLPQAATEARPSTAVLLVGVLDKVGTFGMLRYCLQLFPEASKWATPLVLVLAVISIIYGALLAIGQKDMMRLIAFTSISHFGFIVLGIFAMTTISQTGSTLYMVNHGFTTAALFLIAGMLIARRGSRNIADYGGWQRVTPVIAGTLLVAGLSGLALPGLNAFVSEFMVIVGTFQRYPAAAVLGATGVILAALYILLWYQKIATGPKPENLSTTRDMTVREKFVVVPLIGALLVLGFYPKPVIDMLEPAVTITLQHVGVTDPAPATSADGSEG